A genomic window from Chanodichthys erythropterus isolate Z2021 chromosome 1, ASM2448905v1, whole genome shotgun sequence includes:
- the zdhhc15b gene encoding palmitoyltransferase ZDHHC15B yields the protein MALSRALRCCQRIFSWIPVIIISSVVLWSYYAYVFELCFVTLSNHLERVAYLLIFHVCFIMFCWTYWKAIFTPPSTPSKKFQLSYTDKERYEMEERPDVQKQILADIAKRLPIFTRAQSGAIRFCDRCQVLKPDRCHHCSVCETCVLKMDHHCPWVNNCVGFSNYKFFLLFLSYSMIYCVFIASTVFQYFLKFWVGDLPNGSAKFHVLFLLFVALMFFVSLMFLFGYHCWLVAKNRSTLEAFSAPVFQNGPDRNGFNVGLSKNLQQVFGEDKKLWFIPVFTSQGDGHYFPLRTLRESENPLLANEEKWMEDGGSDEESADENEPSVIIRTES from the exons ATGGCTCTGTCGAGAGCACTCAGATGTTGCCAGAGGATTTTCTCCTGGATTCCCGTCATCATCATTTCATCAGTGGTTCTCTGGTCTTATTACGCGTATGTCTTTGAACTGTGCTTCG TTACTCTCAGCAATCATCTGGAGAGAG TGGCCTATTTGTTGATATTCCATGTGTGCTTTATAATGTTCTGTTGGACTTATTGGAAGGCCATCTTTACTCCACCATCTACACCATCTAAAAAG TTCCAGTTATCATACACTGATAAAGAGAGATATGAGATGGAAGAGAGACCGGATGTTCAGAAGCAGATTCTTGCTGATATTGCCAAGAGACTTCCCATCTTCACACGTGCTCAGTCAGGAG CTATCCGGTTCTGTGATCGTTGTCAGGTGTTGAAGCCAGACCGCTGTCACCACTGCTCCGTCTGTGAAAC ATGTGTTTTGAAAATGGATCACCATTGTCCATG GGTAAACAACTGTGTAGGATTCTCCAACTATAAGTTCTTTCTTCTGTTCCTGTCTTACTCCATGATCTACTGTGTCTTCATCGCATCAACAGTGTTTCAGTACTTCCTCAAGTTCTGGGTG GGAGATCTGCCGAATGGCTCTGCCAAATTCCACGTGCTCTTCCTGTTGTTTGTGGCGCTCATGTTTTTCGTCAGTCTCATGTTCCTGTTTGGCTACCACTGTTGGCTGGTGGCTAAAAACAGATCCACGCTAG AGGCGTTTTCTGCACCAGTGTTTCAGAATGGGCCTGACAGGAATGGCTTTAACGTTGGGCTCAGCAAAAACCTCCAGCAGGTGTTTGGTGAGGATAAAAAGCTCTGGTTTATTCCAGTGTTCACAAG TCAAGGTGATGGGCACTATTTCCCTCTGAGGACCCTGCGTGAATCAGAGAATCCTTTATTGGCCAATGAGGAGAAATGGATGGAGGACGGTGGATCAGATGAAGAAAGCGCAG ATGAAAATGAACCTTCAGTCATTATTAGGACTGAATCATAA